The Leishmania panamensis strain MHOM/PA/94/PSC-1 chromosome 32 sequence genome window below encodes:
- a CDS encoding hypothetical protein (TriTrypDB/GeneDB-style sysID: LpmP.32.1720), whose protein sequence is MYGITVLLLRLLCRWVRRALPRTPVVYINVLIYIVSAFCPLPIGLLLLPPSFLHLWQGPPARVFPFHQRCSAPIVSVVSLFLIRWGFFFFVLTPHTQLCSGETPSCVARITPTPSTHTSAAVSPLPSLHSLAVMALLLDDGDVFVVTKKAPQQPAQQAATAQPHSCLVLDDKREVGDSMQPRATASSSSAETSTPSTVVATPHREHSRVSPDVPVTVPLRGGDGMQKMEALSFGKSKGVLALDGGAVSLKRSAESAFGAAVLRTPVAQKTASAQVFDYSTDGNYTQPKTVSAARSLSSPLPPKEKPSTTSLETTLIIPEERSSQAVICTSPNHQCNSLSASPPARSPSTPFALTCEQTVFKSTPTSVATQSTKTQTRLSDFFTKMACKR, encoded by the coding sequence ATGTACGGGATCACAGTCCTGCTTCTGCGCCTCTTGTGTCGATGGGTGAGGCGTGCTTTGCCACGGACGCCCGTTGTGTACATCAACGTTCTCATCTACATAGTGAGCGCTTTTTGCCCTCTCCCTATCGGACTTCTCCTACTCCCTCCTTCATTCCTTCATCTCTGGCAGGGCCCCCCTGCCCGTGTGTTTCCATTCCATCaacgctgcagcgcgcctaTCGTCTCTGtcgtttctttgtttttgaTTCGTTGGggatttttcttttttgtgcTGACGCCTCACACGCAACTTTGCTCGGGTGAAACGCCGTCTTGTGTAGCGCGGATTACGCCAACGCCCTCCACTCACACATCGGCAGCagtttctcctcttccttccctccactCTCTGGCGGTCATGGCACTTTTGCTTGACGATGGTGACGTGTTTGTAGTGACAAAGAAGGCCCCTCAACAGCCTGCTCAGCAGGCAGCAACGGCTCAGCCGCATTCATGTCTGGTCTTGGACGACAAGCGAGAGGTGGGCGATTCCATGCAGCCGCGTGCCACTGCATCATCGAGCAGTGCCGAAACGAGCACTCCATCGACGGTGGTAGCGACTCCACATCGTGAGCACTCACGTGTTTCTCCCGATGTGCCGGTTACGGTGCCTCTAAGGGGTGGTGATGGCATGCAAAAGATGGAGGCGCTGTCGTTTGGTAAGTCTAAAGGCGTGCTTGCgctcgacggcggcgccgttaGCCTCAAGCGCTCAGCAGAGAGTGCCTTTGGGGCTGCCGTTTTGCGAACACCGGTGGCACAGAAGACAGCATCAGCACAGGTCTTTGATTACAGCACCGACGGCAACTACACACAGCCGAAGACGgtctctgctgctcgctCACTTTCTTCTCCATTACCACCGAAAGAGAAAccttccaccacctcgtTGGAAACTACGCTGATAATCCCCGAAGAACGGTCCTCGCAGGCGGTCATCTGTACTTCACCCAACCATCAATGCAACTCActctctgcctcgccgccggcgcgcAGTCCTTCGACTCCTTTTGCTCTAACTTGCGAGCAGACTGTGTTCAAGAGCACACCCACTTCGGTGGCTACGCAGTCCACAAAGACACAGACGAGACTGTCCGACTTCTTCACCAAGATGGCGTGCAAGCGCTGA
- the CPC2 gene encoding chromosomal passenger protein, putative (TriTrypDB/GeneDB-style sysID: LpmP.32.1730) produces MSGYRSDIDPFKEIRVLPREVAQLRHHLSRINHALQTKYFVAAELSELALQPDKSDEFLALYTGEIHRVVARLNKNAKRQYTVRVDPLRLTSGFDFQRAADHKGNLVEGVTPGNVEGLTSPEVDGKWTASLVETGKQLAQQQAIEARRQALAVALQSTPSTQQTQSVKDGGGVEAAGSGATGGASTGAIDSDVRKANKESFLFSTPPEFTGFTPY; encoded by the coding sequence ATGTCAGGCTATCGGAGTGACATTGATCCCTTTAAGGAGATTCGTGTCCTCCCGCGCGAAGTGgctcagctgcgccaccatctCAGTCGCATCAACCACGCATTGCAAACCAAGTACTTtgtggcggcggagctgtCGGAGCTGGCACTGCAGCCGGACAAGTCGGATGAATTCCTCGCGCTCTACACGGGAGAGATCCACCGCGTGGTGGCGAGGCTCAACAAGAACGCGAAGAGGCAGTACACCGTTAGAGTAGACCCGCTGCGATTAACATCTGGGTTTGATTTCCAGCGCGCCGCGGACCACAAGGGGAATCTCGTAGAAGGCGTCACCCCAGGGAATGTTGAGGGGCTGACGTCTCCTGAAGTGGATGGGAAGTGGACAGCATCTCTCGTCGAGACAGGCAAGCAGCttgcccagcagcaggctATAGAGGCCCGTCGTCAGGCACTCGCAGTCGCTTTACAGTCGACGCCGTCGACGCAGCAAACGCAAAGCGTGaaagacggtggtggtgtggaagCGGCGGGCAGTGGTGCCACGGGTGGTGCCTCCACCGGTGCCATTGACTCGGATGTGCGCAAGGCGAACAAAGAGAGCTTCTTGTTTAGCACCCCACCGGAGTTCACAGGGTTTACCCCCTACTAG
- a CDS encoding hypothetical protein (TriTrypDB/GeneDB-style sysID: LpmP.32.1700), with amino-acid sequence MFKEVAFENVDVVVAPCENARLTTKDAADLRDGGKAIVRFHHPGEEGFSIVAGACDDKDALHDAHFISGDAWMSKSCHCIHCETLRVLSRYSEMCAQRNIFPVIVLVDLDNFGFNQFKSIPPYADVDVLDHALVWCFFGSCFTRHHHAWPSAQTVCEPLPNRVVSVNAAGTTKRSIWEILVEKQQVFFTPCGGQAQAADHVMHRVLQALQGIETVCLTGDVKFINEIYRSRRLLGVKALRHNEEELCDRLTVINVDDMEKRFVPVWRSLCHRLRGAVRDAGATSGNDNSDERRLRR; translated from the coding sequence ATGTTTAAGGAGGTTGCCTTCGAGAACGTCGATGTCGTTGTTGCACCGTGCGAGAATGCTCGCTTGACGACCAAGGACGCAGCTGACTTGCGAGACGGCGGCAAGGCAATCGTGCGATTCCATCATCCAGGAGAGGAGGGTTTCAGCATTGTGGCCGGCGCGTGCGACGACAAGGATGCACTTCACGACGCTCACTTCATCAGTGGTGACGCTTGGATGTCAAAGAGCTGCCACTGCATTCACTGTGAGACGCTTCGTGTGCTCTCGCGGTATTCGGAGATGTGTGCGCAGCGGAATATATTCCCCGTCATCGTCCTCGTGGACCTTGACAACTTTGGTTTCAATCAATTCAAGTCCATCCCGCCGTACGCCGACGTCGATGTGCTCGATCACGCGCTCGTGTGGTGTTTCTTCGGCTCGTGTTTCACACGACATCACCATGCGTGGCCGAGTGCGCAGACCGTCTGTGAGCCGCTGCCGAATCGCGTGGTGTCGGTAAATGCTGCCGGCACCACCAAGCGCTCCATCTGGGAGATCTTGGTGGAGAAACAACAGGTCTTTTTCACACCGTGTGGTGGCCAAGCGCAAGCGGCTGATCATGTCATGCATCGCGTGCTGCAAGCGCTACAGGGAATAGAGACGGTGTGTCTTACAGGCGATGTGAAGTTCATCAACGAAATCTATCGCAGCCGTCGTTTGCTCGGCGTGAAGGCGCTCCGGCACAACGAGGAGGAATTGTGCGATAGACTGACGGTGATCAACGTGGACGACATGGAGAAGAGGTTTGTGCCGGTGTGGCGGTCACTGTGCCATCGCCTTCGCGGAGCTGTGCGCGATGCCGGTGCGACGAGCGGCAACGATAACAGTGACGAGCGACGGCTGCGACGCTAA
- a CDS encoding hypothetical protein (TriTrypDB/GeneDB-style sysID: LpmP.32.1710), translated as MTALQGACASVEIAALLACGSEYVKKGTQTLSIPSVYATLDVLECLWQAQRVQKHLSDVGRTQGLRHYHAVYQASARCVPLSPARWEQWLAGLSWQVEQSTLSSGSAALSDPSSPQVQRVQAELVASYWQLYRRLCWGSCGAAKAGLAAALDYADSATSMLPIMATTDTAPLFVEQEAALAKPLQAFARLSAESAHLFADYALIGRVERLWLSERVLPALGEPAEPFVETLVRRSFKRDLQVPSVALPDLLREYEESEVNEHKVKGILAVGQAAQCSSWMRTAAALHAHKTRFIEKTGSTVADGMRKASPPPRDTQLKELEEDLLNTLRKLPGGQGCLPALGLLMQGLLEEKGDTPEPPGPCRGLNDSQTYFYLHLLHQWFATYISSHHRWSVTDMFTAQDDADLWMFLLDRHAVCLTWALMTEQPALQDPAVCTHVEAQLGYLNGIAISVDKLRAIFYSVVHCAQLYHVSSSAFAKTEKREARLRTAAAATHSWMKEIGVETFCRALLSDLFDATAQWEEAQGHCEALVQQRALLVEAELKLILYDTMAMLQCPEQSTERLQKLVEAALDMCDVRGGSEGGPSGRTCYEQRDLGLPVVGIVGRCVHRISASLRCEVAAAAFHVTEAQADLYRRAVLWLRRGLGATAAMGGDPSALWDEWTRLVSIPVCAPEPHSSGELPRAVYPPPFLGYAAPTTARGRTSRQAAACGGLDELCWERRTVAKALRKETTTGMSRVDSGDDHASFVIDTVGSREKEPQENPLKRARAE; from the coding sequence ATGACTGCCTTGCaaggcgcctgcgcctctgtaGAGatcgcagcgctgctcgcgTGTGGCAGTGAGTACGTCAAGAAGGGTACACAAACTCTATCCATTCCGTCGGTTTACGCAACACTGGACGTCTTGGAGTGCCTCTGGCAGGCACAGAGGGTGCAAAAGCATCTTTCTGACGTTGGCCGTACACAGGGGTTGCGGCACTACCATGCTGTGTACCAGGCGAGTGCGCGGTGTGTACCTCTGTCACCGGCTCGCTGGGAGCAGTGGCTTGCTGGACTGAGCTGGCAGGTGGAGCAATCCACGTTGAGTTCCGGCTCGGCTGCGCTCTCTGACCCTAGTTCTCCGCAAGTGCAAAGGGTGCAGGCAGAGCTTGTCGCCTCCTATTGGCAGCTGTATCGGCGACTCTGCTGGGGCAGCTGTGGCGCGGCAAAGGCTGGACtcgccgcagcgctggaTTACGCCGATAGCGCAACATCGATGCTTCCAATCATGGCGACCACTGATACTGCGCCACTTTTTgtggagcaggaggcggcaCTGGCGAAGCCTCTGCAGGCGTttgcgcgtctctctgctgAATCAGCCCACTTGTTCGCTGATTACGCGCTGATCGGGAGGGTGGAGCGGCTGTGGCTCAGCGAAAGGGTTCTGCCGGCTCTCGGCGAACCTGCCGAGCCTTTTGTCGAGACACTCGTGCGGCGATCATTCAAACGAGACTTGCAGGTGCCGTCTGTGGCACTGCCTGACCTGCTCCGTGAGtacgaagagagcgaagttAATGAGCACAAAGTCAAGGGCATTCTCGCTGTTGggcaggcggcgcagtgctCCTCCTGGATgcgcactgcggctgcccTGCACGCCCACAAGACACGTTTCATCGAAAAGACTGGCTCCACTGTCGCTGATGGAATGCGAAAagcatcaccgcctcctcggGATACTCAACTAAAGGAGTTGGAGGAAGACCTGCTAAACACTCTGAGAAAGCTTCCGGGAGGACAGGGGTGCCTTCCTGCGCTGGGACTTCTTATGCAGGGGCTtctggaggagaagggcgaCACGCCCGAACCTCCCGGGCCGTGCCGCGGCCTGAACGATTCACAGACCTACTTTTATCTTCATCTGCTGCACCAGTGGTTTGCAACGTACATCAGCTCCCATCACCGGTGGTCCGTGACGGACATGTTTACTGCCCAAGACGATGCAGACTTGTGGATGTTTCTGCTCGATCGTCATGCCGTGTGTCTCACGTGGGCTTTGATGACGGAGCAGCCAGCTTTGCAGGACCCGGCGGTGTGTACGCATGTtgaggcgcagctgggcTACTTGAATGGGATTGCGATCAGTGTCGATAAACTGCGCGCTATTTTCTACTCGGTGGTACACTGTGCGCAGCTCTACCACGTGTCTTCTTCTGCCTTCGCCAAGACGGAAAAGCGTGAGGCGCGATTGAggacggctgctgcggctacACATTCGTGGATGAAGGAAATTGGTGTAGAGACGTTCTGCCGCGCGCTTCTGAGTGATTTGTTTGACGCGACAGCGCagtgggaggaggcacaAGGACACTGCGAGGCTCTCGTGCAGCAACGTGCGCTGCTGGTagaggcggagctgaagTTGATTCTTTACGACACCATGGCGATGCTACAGTGTCCGGAGCAATCAACAGAGCGGCTGCAGAAACTGGTGGAAGCTGCGCTGGACATGTGCGACGTCCGCGGAGGGTCTGAAGGAGGGCCCAGCGGTCGTACGTGCTACGAGCAGAGAGACCTGGGGCTTCCTGTTGTTGGGATTGTCGGACGTTGCGTTCATCGAATTTCTGCTAGTTTGCGTTGCGAAGTTGCAGCCGCCGCATTCCACGTGACCGAGGCGCAGGCAGACCTCTATCGGAGGGCTGTGCTGTGGTTGAGGAGGGGTCTTGGCGCGACGGCTGCTATGGGTGGTGACCCCAGCGCCCTGTGGGACGAGTGGACGAGGTTGGTTTCGATCCCGGTTTGTGCGCCTGAGCCGCACTCGAGCGGGGAATTACCTCGTGCGGTTTACCCTCCTCCATTTTTGGGCTACGCTGCTCCGACAACGGCGCGAGGACGTACGTCGCGTCAAGCAGCGGCGTGTGGTGGGCTCGACGAGTTGTGTTGGGAGCGCCGCACTGTTGCGAAAGCACTTCGGAAAGAGACGACCACAGGCATGAGCAGGGTCGACAGTGGCGACGACCACGCGTCATTTGTCATCGACACAGTAGGATCCAGGGAGAAAGAGCCGCAAGAGAACCCGCTGAAGAGGGCACGAGCGGAGTGA
- a CDS encoding hypothetical protein (TriTrypDB/GeneDB-style sysID: LpmP.32.1690), translated as MNDAFESRLSDMRARLSNLSHTVEQQEDEHHQRRSFGHRYLMEKRTADPAARPPVAQSITSFSTSPSSARLSRPTTANSQLPQRNGVSERDVNQVYSVPKNNASPGHHFNTNSMPGPLTYTRTAKPVSGLNAMLQLARRHASISMSEATTATVIVSSTDAKLTPVPNDSVTIPSKAVDVNPLQDTCESTPAPLTPGGAAGLHSYRFQERFPSPRQLTPLSAVNARTMVPRDEEGRTPYHCPREELHLTNEDAKVDHNVTSREVVCFDAFRVVQERLRQKMKQLTMSSPQSGMPLSTRDAPVESAMSGKATAPRETTSRGFSPSLAVSDFEDSSPSPRPPRGTRSETATPMRSPDEHGVLSNDTPSPPSTSLRYQQDRGDASMDVEVLPASAELDTENVSKTRRPTHGFLHDFVANDRVEAAAESSKSQWLQGRMPSSQARVIDGPLDAFGGPAVFSGRVARAPSSGAHSKRTPVEQRGDSREYRRPPEMAIAERFKGARGRSERTTTGTARRLPSAPRHTRPRYASSSMSATRSSASREGSASTAGRPYRSSSKAAVRQKPISLNVEANILCAVTGAELFALLRMRGLIESEGDTEEYRLPPARCHRLYVTTEEHRQLKLLRQSLRSLGAEEQRPDVPSYQRVTVSARARNAEFAPPPPVSHYMEV; from the coding sequence ATGAACGACGCTTTCGAGAGTCGCCTGAGCGACATGCGAGCTCGCCTCTCCAACTTATCTCACACAGTTGAGCAACAGGAGGACGAACATCATCAGCGTCGCTCTTTCGGACATCGGTACTTaatggagaagagaacagcagACCCTGCAGCAAGACCACCGGTCGCACAGTCGATAACTTCATTCTCGACATCGCCGTCTTCAGCGCGACTCTCAAGGCCAACCACAGCCAACAGCCAACTTCCGCAGCGAAATGGTGTCAGTGAACGAGATGTGAATCAGGTGTACAGCGTTCCAAAGAACAATGCCTCTCCTGGTCACCACTTCAACACGAACAGTATGCCGGGCCCCCTCACATATACTCGCACCGCGAAGCCTGTGTCTGGACTCAATGCAATGCTCCAGCTCGCACGACGCCACGCCTCCATTTCCATGTCTGAAgccaccacagcaacagTCATTGTATCCTCAACAGATGCTAAGTTAACCCCGGTGCCAAATGATTCGGTCACGATACCTTCTAAAGCCGTTGATGTGAATCCACTACAAGATACCTGCGAGTCTACGCCCGCACCACTAACGCCGGGTGGCGCCGCAGGTCTGCACTCGTACCGGTTTCAAGAACGGTTTCCAAGCCCTCGCCAACTCACGCCATTATCCGCAGTGAACGCACGGACGATGGTCCCCCGAGATGAGGAGGGACGCACTCCATATCACTGTCCTCGCGAGGAGCTCCACCTCACGAATGAAGACGCCAAAGTTGACCACAATGTAACCTCAAGGGAGGTGGTATGCTTTGATGCCTTTCGCGTCGTGCAGGAGAGGTTACGCCAGAAGATGAAGCAGCTCACAATGTCCTCACCACAGTCTGGCATGCCGTTATCAACCAGAGACGCTCCCGTCGAGTCTGCCATGAGTGGTAAGGCAACAGCACCCCGCGAAACGACTTCTCGAGGTTTCTCCCCGTCCCTGGCGGTAAGTGATTTTGAGGATTCGAGCCCTTCGCCCCGACCGCCTCGGGGTACGCGCTCCGAAACCGCTACACCAATGCGGTCACCAGACGAGCATGGCGTTTTGTCGAACGACACTCCCTCACCGCCATCCACGTCGCTACGCTACCAGCAGGATCGAGGAGACGCTTCAATGGATGTGGAGGTTCTACCGGCGTCTGCAGAGCTCGACACCGAAAACGTGAGCAAGACCCGGCGGCCTACTCATGGGTTTCTCCATGATTTTGTAGCCAATGACAGAgtcgaggcggcggcagagtcCAGCAAATCACAGTGGCTGCAAGGACGCATGCCATCATCTCAAGCGAGGGTGATAGATGGGCCGCTTGACGCCTTCGGTGGCCCGGCTGTTTTTTCCGGGAGGGTCGCACGGGCACCATCAAGCGGGGCGCACTCGAAGCGAACACCCGTTGAACAGAGAGGTGACTCGCGCGAATACAGACGGCCGCCAGAGATGGCCATTGCAGAGCGCTTTAAAGGTGCACGAGGAAGGAGTGAGCGAACGACGACAGGGACTGCTCGCCGTCTCCCCTCAGCACCGCGACACACCAGACCTCGGTACGCGTCGTCTTCGATGTCTGCGACGCGCTCCTCTGCGTCTCGTGAGGGAAGCGCATCCACGGCTGGCAGGCCATATAGGTCATCGTCGAAGGCAGCAGTTCGCCAAAAGCCGATCTCGTTGAACGTAGAGGCCAACATCCTATGTGCTGTCACTGGTGCGGAGTTGTTTGCCCTCTTGCGTATGCGCGGGCTCATCGAGTCAGAGGGTGACACAGAGGAGTACCGGCTCCCACCTgcccgctgccaccgttTGTACGTGACGACCGAGGAGCACCGGCAACTGAAGCTGCTTCGGCAGTCCTTACGCTCCCTGGgcgcggaggagcagcgccccGACGTCCCGTCCTATCAGCGCGTCACGGTCTCTGCGCGCGCAAGGAACGCCGAATttgctccgccgccgccagtgtCGCACTACATGGAGGTCTGA
- a CDS encoding hypothetical protein (TriTrypDB/GeneDB-style sysID: LpmP.32.1740), translating into MEPRKAVEKVHPKLSPSPEMPTGEQAQLKSLRSSRASSEARSEPGPVSQLSGPFQDAQMAACRSSRAGSEAPQRDRIGASPTSATRRDPYASYRGSRAGSEAPERGPAYEPSEERSARSSRAESEMPERGVYHDSVIQSRKRTPAKTKQSPMMMTASNASRTALRSMRADGVVSGARRQRHGAGGYAGGRVPQSVREHIRNVEQRLYGTVRGATTTFQFYQKLHYPLEDPHAGDEAQLEDDATVADCKAFSESMASLGDRKEPSPQPRLGSHNTRTTTEIFTVTSSPAARDDGSDSSAHTAASAVGTSSSGHHSSPSYSSVAAAAAAAAAMGTPSNGNGGSSNSPSPRFDEAAFATSFASIGSLDESGEMLTESFRIPLQAAGEDSALQSVSVVAMATLLDPLSGAPVLGLCLGDYSGHIEYFEVSTADTYNSSIRRSKSLMQQQQQQEGRASLTMQMYGGGKTRGSLRHSSDDGTATTATPNNCGSLDSAATENITHDMRGREVLRRHSHKAFVKSINALTSVAVEPYVKCLTFVRPRCSPSMISYLTANERVIKLFHVRREGFSPFNAFVGMEEVIGKTFVGSRYFARLPPQPAILPIKEFGPVMNSIQALSVSADGETFMSIEDLQVFWWSFEATDTTKATCIADLRPPSGALDEVEELVTAASFHPTHSSLFLLTRSSGILNIGDLRDPPSRVNRKYAISSQLTTQQNPFSCQAYDEILCSISGASFLGPDHVVTRDYLSLKLWDLRKPDRACAMMPVMNYVSKYLDTLYENDSIFDRFPVAVDDISGTVVTGLYDGAVAVWQPLHSSLSTANSLVHYRADPFVEPDDAASGGVVAVQELEVSLANAWSQTLSATHHSQLSSHINDENDSGVGLAEEAIPEPFTNKVLTVAIAPGGERFCYTYKNGRLVYIFERKSDMQ; encoded by the coding sequence ATGGAGCCACGGAAGGCAGTGGAAAAGGTTCATCCGAAGCTGTCCCCGTCGCCGGAGATGCCCACAGgggagcaggcgcagctcaAATCACTACGTAGTTCTCGCGCTTCCAGTGAGGCACGCTCGGAGCCGGGGCCAGTGTCTCAGCTGAGCGGTCCTTTCCAGGACGCGCAAATGGCCGCCTGCAGAAGCTCTCGTGCTGGTAGTGAGGCCCCGCAGCGGGACCGGATAGGAGCCAGTCCCACTAGTGCCACTCGTCGTGACCCCTACGCATCCTACCGCGGTTCGCGTGCCGGCAGTGAAGCGCCTGAACGCGGCCCAGCATACGAACCGAGCGAGGAGCGCTCTGCTCGCAGCTCGcgtgcagagagcgagatgCCGGAGCGGGGCGTCTACCATGATTCAGTGATACAGTCTCGTAAGCGCACGCCTGCAAAGACAAAACAGAGTCCCATGATGATGACGGCATCGAACGCAAGCCGCACCGCGCTGCGGTCGATGCGCGCTGACGGCGTTGTTAGTGGTGCAAGAAGACAGAGACACGGTGCCGGGGGCTACGCTGGTGGTAGAGTTCCACAGAGCGTGCGTGAGCACATACGCAACGTCGAACAGCGGTTGTATGGGACGGTGCGGGGTGCGACAACGACCTTTCAGTTTTATCAGAAACTGCACTACCCACTTGAGGATCCCCATGCAGGAGATGAGGCCCAACTGGAAGACGACGCCACCGTAGCAGATTGCAAGGCATTCAGTGAATCGATGGCGTCGTTGGGGGATCGGAAGGAGCCGTCCCCGCAACCTCGGCTCGGCAGCCACAACACCCGCACAACTACAGAGATCTTCACAGTGACGTCCtcgcctgctgctcgtgACGACGGGAGCGATAGCAGCGCTCACACCGCAGCCAGCGCGGTCGGGACATCCTCTTCTGGTCATCACTCGTCCCCCAGCTACTCAtccgttgctgccgctgctgccgctgctgctgcgatgggcACCCCATCGAACGGCAACGGAGGTAGCAGCAACAGTCCGAGTCCTCGGTTCGACGAAGCCGCGTTCGCTACGTCTTTCGCGAGTATTGGCTCCCTGGACGAGTCGGGCGAGATGCTGACCGAGTCCTTCCGGATACCGCTGCAGGCTGCCGGTGAGGACAGCGCGCTGCAGTCTGTGAGTGTGGTCGCGATGGCAACGCTGTTGGATCCGCTGAGCGGCGCACCAGTTCTGGGCCTGTGCCTAGGCGATTACAGCGGCCACATAGAGTACTTTGAGGTGAGCACCGCGGACACGTATAACTCCTCGATTCGCCGCAGCAAGTCACTCatgcagcaacaacaacagcaagaaGGTCGCGCATCGCTCACCATGCAGATgtacggcggcggcaaaacGCGTGGCTCGttgcggcacagcagcgacgacggcaccgccaccaccgcaacgCCGAACAACTGTGGCAGCTTAGactcggcagcgacggagaaCATTACCCATGACATGCGTGGTCGCGAGGTGCTACGGCGGCATTCGCACAAGGCGTTCGTGAAGTCAATTAATGCTCTTACCTCCGTGGCGGTGGAGCCGTACGTCAAGTGTCTGACCTTTGTGCGCCCGCGGTGCTCGCCAAGCATGATCAGCTACCTCACCGCGAACGAGCGAGTGATCAAGCTATTTCATGTGCGCCGTGAGGGCTTCAGTCCTTTCAACGCTTTCGTGGGCATGGAGGAGGTAATCGGCAAGACCTTTGTTGGGTCGCGCTACTTTGCGCgtctgccaccgcagccggcCATTCTGCCCATCAAGGAGTTTGGCCCAGTGATGAACAGCATTCAAGCACTGAGTGTCTCGGCTGATGGGGAGACGTTCATGAGCATCGAGGATCTGCAGGTGTTCTGGTGGAGCTTCGAGGCGACGGACACGACTAAGGCAACGTGCATCGCGGATCTTCGTCCACCGTCAGGGGCCCTTGACGAGGTAGAGGAACTCGTCACAGCCGCGTCATTTCACCCAACGCACAgctcgctcttcttgctgacgcgcagctccggcaTTCTCAACATTGGCGACCTGCGCGATCCGCCATCGCGTGTGAATCGCAAGTACGCCATCTCTTCGCAGCTTACGACGCAGCAAAACCCATTTAGCTGCCAGGCGTACGACGAGATCCTCTGCAGCATCTCAGGCGCCTCTTTTTTGGGCCCCGACCACGTCGTCACGCGCGACTACCTCAGCCTAAAACTCTGGGACTTGCGCAAGCCGGATCGTGCGTGCGCCATGATGCCCGTGATGAACTACGTCTCTAAGTATCTCGATACCTTGTACGAGAACGACTCAATCTTTGATCGCTTCCCCGTCGCCGTGGACGACATTTCTGGCACGGTGGTAACTGGTCTCTacgacggcgctgtcgctgtgtggcagccgctgcactcCTCGCTCTCCACAGCGAACTCTCTCGTCCACTACCGGGCCGACCCATTTGTCGAGCCTGACGATGCCGCCTCTGGcggtgtggtggcggtacAGGAGCTGGAAGTCTCGCTCGCCAACGCGTGGTCACAGACCCTCTCGGCGACGCACCATTCCCAATTGTCGTCGCATATCAACGACGAGAACGACAGCGGGGTGGGGttggcagaggaggcgattCCGGAGCCGTTCACAAACAAGGTGCTCACGGTGGCCATCGCGCCAGGTGGCGAGCGGTTCTGCTACACCTACAAGAACGGCCGCCTGGTGTACATCTTTGAGCGCAAGAGCGACATGCAGTAA